Proteins co-encoded in one Candidatus Zixiibacteriota bacterium genomic window:
- a CDS encoding S8 family serine peptidase, which produces MIFHPLRQLIPVALVLVSSLAAPSAKTADSAGRPGFLDPDAAVRERLTDPLVPSFRDCLAQRPDDSVKFWVFFTDKEVRNKADFQRAATSIRLTERATNRRAKVGLNRVVFADLPVSTSYISEIEALGARHRRSSRWLNAATFIARPDVVENISRLPYVSEVRPVSRYRRAPEPIDETRPVPQEGGESVHALNYGVSFNQLNQIGVPAVHDLGYSGQGVTLAILDTGARRAHQYFAAAYAEGRVLAEYDFINDDTNVDYEAANGDFSSQPNHGTQVWGVAGGIADGFLYGPAYGANFIICKTEDIRSEMPVEEDNWVAAMEFSDSIGADVLTSSLGYLDFDDSCGCNYTYADMNGLTAISSVAASMADSLGIVVTKSAGNEGPGAGTITAPADAFDILAVGAVDSNGLIAGFSSRGPTSDNRIKPEVCARGVSTITAHPTSLNTYAAGSGTSFAAPLVGGAACLVIEAHPDWSPRRVREALKMSGTMAGAPDNTYGWGIIKVDSAIRVDFGCCSGRVGDVNGLGGDVPTIGDVTMLIDFLFISLIPPACLAEADINQSGGANPQEGDISIGDVTQLIDHLFIAQLPLPFCI; this is translated from the coding sequence ATGATCTTCCACCCGCTCCGACAGCTCATCCCAGTCGCGCTTGTGCTTGTCAGTTCGCTGGCAGCCCCATCTGCAAAGACGGCCGATTCTGCCGGTCGACCCGGCTTTCTTGACCCTGACGCCGCCGTTCGCGAACGCCTCACCGATCCTCTGGTTCCGTCTTTCCGCGACTGCCTGGCCCAACGACCGGACGACTCGGTCAAGTTCTGGGTGTTTTTCACGGACAAAGAGGTGAGAAACAAGGCCGATTTTCAACGAGCGGCGACCTCGATCAGGTTAACCGAACGGGCAACCAACCGCCGGGCGAAAGTCGGCCTGAATCGGGTGGTGTTCGCGGATTTGCCCGTCTCTACCTCGTATATCAGCGAGATAGAAGCCCTCGGCGCGCGGCATCGGAGATCCTCACGCTGGCTGAATGCAGCCACGTTTATAGCGAGACCAGACGTAGTTGAAAACATATCGCGGCTGCCGTATGTGTCGGAGGTCCGGCCCGTTTCGCGATACCGGCGGGCGCCGGAGCCGATCGACGAAACCCGTCCCGTTCCGCAGGAAGGAGGCGAGTCCGTTCACGCCCTCAACTATGGCGTTTCCTTCAATCAGCTCAATCAGATCGGCGTCCCGGCGGTGCACGACCTGGGATACTCAGGACAGGGTGTGACTCTGGCTATTCTCGATACCGGCGCCCGGCGAGCTCATCAGTATTTTGCAGCGGCTTACGCCGAGGGGCGAGTCCTGGCCGAGTATGATTTCATCAACGACGATACCAATGTTGATTATGAGGCTGCCAACGGAGACTTTTCCAGCCAGCCCAATCACGGCACGCAGGTGTGGGGAGTGGCGGGCGGGATTGCCGATGGTTTCCTCTATGGCCCGGCCTACGGCGCGAATTTCATAATCTGTAAGACTGAAGACATCAGGTCGGAAATGCCGGTCGAGGAGGACAACTGGGTGGCAGCAATGGAATTTTCCGATTCGATCGGCGCGGACGTACTGACCTCATCGCTGGGCTATCTTGATTTCGACGATTCCTGCGGGTGCAATTACACCTACGCGGACATGAATGGTTTGACTGCGATTTCGTCAGTCGCAGCGAGCATGGCCGATAGTCTCGGTATCGTAGTCACCAAGTCAGCCGGAAATGAAGGCCCCGGCGCGGGGACCATCACCGCTCCGGCGGATGCCTTCGACATTCTGGCAGTCGGCGCGGTCGATAGCAACGGGCTGATCGCCGGATTCTCCAGTCGCGGGCCCACGTCGGATAACCGCATCAAACCCGAGGTTTGTGCCCGGGGTGTCTCGACCATTACCGCTCACCCGACAAGCCTGAATACCTACGCCGCCGGGAGTGGCACATCCTTTGCCGCACCGCTGGTGGGCGGCGCCGCCTGTCTTGTTATCGAGGCCCACCCCGACTGGTCGCCGAGGCGTGTACGCGAGGCGCTGAAGATGTCCGGAACGATGGCCGGAGCACCGGACAACACGTACGGCTGGGGCATCATCAAGGTCGATTCCGCCATTCGGGTGGACTTCGGCTGTTGCTCGGGGAGGGTTGGCGATGTCAACGGCCTTGGGGGTGACGTGCCGACCATTGGTGACGTGACCATGCTCATCGACTTCCTGTTCATATCGCTTATCCCGCCAGCGTGTCTGGCCGAGGCCGATATAAACCAATCCGGGGGTGCGAATCCTCAGGAGGGCGATATCAGCATCGGCGATGTCACCCAACTGATCGATCACCTGTTCATCGCCCAGTTACCATTGCCCTTCTGCATATAA